A genomic segment from Scytonema millei VB511283 encodes:
- a CDS encoding DUF6679 family protein, whose amino-acid sequence MLHRKIYQLCCDGREVCIFLRDQQRWIEKARIIDIEGDLVTLRYETEEEDEICSWEEMVRLESIGAVTQKLASVPRGNAEPLVSDDCPEAERIRNRFTDSNPE is encoded by the coding sequence ATGCTACACCGCAAGATTTATCAACTGTGTTGCGATGGGCGTGAAGTATGTATCTTCTTGCGGGATCAGCAACGCTGGATCGAGAAAGCCCGCATCATCGATATCGAAGGCGATTTAGTCACCCTCAGATATGAAACTGAAGAAGAGGACGAAATCTGTTCTTGGGAGGAGATGGTTCGCCTAGAAAGCATTGGTGCAGTGACTCAGAAGCTAGCTTCTGTACCGCGAGGCAATGCCGAACCCTTAGTTTCTGACGACTGCCCCGAAGCAGAGCGCATTCGCAATCGCTTTACTGATTCTAATCCTGAATAA